One Leptolyngbya subtilissima AS-A7 genomic window carries:
- the fabD gene encoding ACP S-malonyltransferase gives MTNAAWVFPGQGSQAIGMGTDLATVALAQGRFAEAEAILGWSVLDVVQDADDKVSNTLYTQPCLYVIESILVDLLKEQGHQPAVVAGHSLGEYVALYAAEVFDFATGLTLVQRRADLMAQASDGMMAALLGFDTDELAAKIEATPGVVLANDNNPGQVVISGTPEAVTTVMEGVKAKRAVKLNVSGAFHSPLMADAAATFQAVLEPIPFATAQVPVLSNVDPTPSTDGLVLKQRLIQQMTGSVRWREITLALPELGIDTVVEVGPGNVLTGLTKRTCKELALVNVGNLEQVASAG, from the coding sequence ATGACAAACGCAGCATGGGTGTTTCCTGGGCAGGGTTCCCAGGCGATCGGCATGGGAACAGACCTCGCCACTGTGGCTCTGGCCCAAGGGCGCTTTGCCGAAGCCGAGGCCATCCTGGGTTGGTCAGTGCTCGATGTGGTTCAAGACGCTGACGATAAAGTTTCGAACACTCTCTATACCCAGCCCTGTCTGTACGTCATAGAAAGCATTCTGGTCGATTTGCTCAAGGAGCAGGGCCATCAGCCAGCGGTTGTAGCCGGTCACAGCTTGGGAGAATATGTCGCCCTCTACGCTGCTGAAGTCTTCGATTTTGCCACCGGGCTCACCCTGGTGCAGCGTCGTGCTGATTTGATGGCCCAAGCCTCTGACGGCATGATGGCCGCCCTGTTGGGCTTTGATACCGACGAGCTAGCCGCCAAGATCGAAGCTACTCCTGGGGTAGTGCTGGCCAACGACAACAACCCCGGTCAGGTAGTGATCTCAGGTACCCCAGAGGCCGTCACCACCGTAATGGAAGGCGTGAAAGCCAAGCGGGCCGTGAAGCTTAACGTCAGCGGGGCCTTCCACTCGCCGCTGATGGCCGATGCTGCCGCAACGTTTCAGGCAGTTTTAGAACCAATTCCCTTCGCCACGGCCCAAGTGCCCGTACTCTCCAACGTAGACCCTACCCCCTCCACCGACGGCTTGGTATTAAAGCAGCGGTTAATCCAGCAGATGACAGGCTCTGTGCGCTGGCGCGAAATCACCCTGGCGTTGCCAGAACTTGGCATTGACACAGTAGTCGAAGTGGGGCCGGGCAACGTGCTCACCGGGTTAACCAAGCGCACCTGCAAAGAACTCGCGCTGGTTAACGTAGGCAATCTGGAGCAAGTCGCCAGTGCAGGCTAA
- a CDS encoding lysophospholipid acyltransferase family protein, with the protein MVVQNKPEMSRDREPPVNLLWYHLFKWSVVSPMLGLYFRGRVYGTDQVPKTGGLVVVANHASDFDPPLLSAAVRRPVSYMAKEELFKVPVLSQAIRLYGAYPVKRGSADRSAIREALKQLEQGWAVGIFLQGTRTPDGRIPDPKIGAALIAAKAQVPLLPVSLWGTQRIFTKGSSIPRPTPLTIRIGAPIAPPPSTAREGLEVITTQCATEIHRLHDLGR; encoded by the coding sequence ATGGTTGTACAGAATAAGCCCGAGATGAGTCGCGATCGCGAACCCCCCGTTAACCTGCTGTGGTACCACCTATTCAAATGGTCGGTGGTGAGTCCGATGCTGGGCTTATATTTTCGGGGCCGGGTCTACGGTACCGATCAGGTACCCAAAACTGGAGGGTTGGTGGTAGTTGCCAACCACGCCAGCGACTTTGACCCGCCGCTGCTCTCTGCCGCCGTGCGCCGCCCCGTCTCTTACATGGCCAAAGAAGAGTTGTTTAAGGTGCCGGTGCTCAGTCAGGCCATTCGCCTCTATGGGGCCTACCCTGTGAAGCGGGGCAGCGCCGATCGCAGCGCCATTCGCGAAGCCCTCAAGCAGCTGGAGCAGGGCTGGGCAGTGGGCATTTTTCTCCAAGGCACCCGCACTCCCGATGGCCGCATTCCTGACCCCAAAATTGGCGCGGCGCTAATTGCGGCCAAGGCCCAGGTACCACTGCTGCCCGTCAGCCTCTGGGGCACCCAGCGCATTTTCACCAAGGGTTCGTCGATACCCCGCCCTACCCCCCTCACTATTCGCATTGGTGCCCCCATTGCCCCACCTCCCTCCACTGCCCGCGAGGGGTTAGAGGTCATCACCACCCAGTGCGCCACCGAAATCCATCGCCTCCACGACCTTGGCCGTTAG
- a CDS encoding DUF2288 domain-containing protein: MSQDLKQELTDMLAPADWAWISPHANRGAVVVVDRQLDLVEVGMAIATDNTAAVNRWIAEALITKPSPLQLEVWDQATKKQFQSLIVQPFVLVQEAPVHEN; the protein is encoded by the coding sequence ATGTCCCAAGACCTCAAACAAGAACTTACCGATATGCTTGCCCCTGCCGATTGGGCTTGGATCAGCCCCCACGCCAATCGGGGGGCAGTGGTGGTGGTCGATCGACAGCTAGATTTAGTCGAGGTGGGGATGGCGATTGCCACCGACAATACCGCCGCTGTCAACCGCTGGATTGCCGAAGCTCTAATCACTAAGCCTTCGCCCTTGCAGCTGGAAGTGTGGGATCAAGCGACCAAAAAACAGTTTCAGTCGTTGATTGTGCAACCCTTCGTGCTCGTGCAAGAAGCCCCAGTCCATGAAAACTGA
- a CDS encoding AI-2E family transporter — translation MKTEESQEEIAPGASPRSKDNIWTTLSTSTLVRFLLLFACGWATIQLLAYFEVLIVVFVTATILAFLLNHPVTWLSRWLPRGVAAIAVFLICLAIIVGLSLTLGMAVLSQGQQLSASVQNFSDSVIPWLSSAEELLETLNLPVDLQGLEPQLQNQAVAILTTGLGLLQSTLANLVLAILIAVVTLFMMLDGAKIWWWLLNNLPIRNKVRFNTVIQHNLLGFFWGRLLLAVFSITSTFAVFAFLGMPFPLVLAVIAGLFNLIPGIGATLGISIVSLLLLSQGVWLAIQAVVVCIAVEQIEENLLLPYIMKDSLDINPVVMFFALIVGATVAGVLGLFLAVPIAGVIVTWLDIEAMRGKPTQD, via the coding sequence ATGAAAACTGAGGAATCCCAGGAAGAAATTGCCCCAGGAGCGTCGCCTCGGAGCAAAGATAATATTTGGACTACTTTGAGCACCAGCACTTTAGTGCGGTTCTTGCTGTTGTTTGCTTGCGGCTGGGCCACCATTCAGCTGTTGGCCTACTTTGAAGTATTAATAGTGGTATTTGTCACCGCCACTATTCTGGCGTTTTTGCTCAATCATCCGGTCACTTGGCTCAGCCGGTGGTTACCGCGCGGGGTAGCGGCGATTGCTGTATTTCTCATCTGCTTAGCCATCATTGTCGGCCTTTCCCTTACCCTGGGCATGGCGGTGTTATCCCAAGGGCAGCAGCTTTCCGCCAGCGTGCAAAATTTTTCTGACTCAGTCATACCCTGGCTCAGCAGCGCTGAAGAGCTGTTAGAAACGCTGAATTTGCCCGTCGATTTGCAGGGTCTAGAGCCTCAGCTACAGAACCAGGCTGTAGCCATTCTCACAACTGGGCTAGGGCTCCTGCAATCGACCCTGGCCAACCTGGTTCTCGCCATTCTAATTGCGGTCGTAACCCTGTTTATGATGCTGGATGGGGCCAAAATTTGGTGGTGGTTGCTCAACAACCTGCCTATTCGCAACAAAGTGCGATTCAACACCGTCATTCAGCACAATTTGCTGGGTTTCTTTTGGGGCCGCCTGCTGCTGGCTGTGTTTTCTATTACCTCCACCTTTGCGGTCTTTGCCTTTTTAGGCATGCCCTTTCCGCTGGTGCTCGCCGTCATTGCCGGGTTATTTAATTTAATTCCAGGCATTGGAGCCACCCTGGGCATCAGCATTGTATCCCTGCTGCTGCTATCGCAAGGGGTATGGTTAGCCATCCAAGCTGTTGTCGTTTGCATTGCTGTAGAACAGATCGAAGAAAATCTGCTGCTGCCTTACATCATGAAAGACTCTCTAGATATTAATCCTGTAGTCATGTTTTTTGCGTTGATTGTAGGGGCTACGGTAGCCGGAGTTCTAGGGCTTTTTCTAGCGGTGCCAATTGCCGGAGTAATCGTTACCTGGCTAGATATTGAAGCGATGCGGGGCAAGCCCACTCAAGACTAA
- a CDS encoding homogentisate phytyltransferase has product MTNAAPPNSSMPQGKRLRFTQSPRPWLYALWKFWRPHTVIGTSLSVVGIATIVLADLEFENPISFEPLLSLVGIAVVACLLGNLYIVGLNQLEDIAIDRINKPHLPLAAGEFSVADGRWIVGLAGLGAMGLAVLGGPWLLATVGLSLIIGTAYSLPPVRLKRFPFWASVCILAVRGTIVNLGLFLHFSDRLDLPFTIPGRVWALTAFVLLFSIAIALFKDIPDIEGDRRYGISTLSLKLGQRTVFKLALGILTVCYLGMALVAPWLTGVNRPFLAGSHLLVLAFLWWMSLRVSHSGQNAAAQRNLAYPEFYQFIWKLFFLQYLMFPLACWLA; this is encoded by the coding sequence ATGACCAACGCTGCCCCGCCGAACTCCTCTATGCCTCAGGGGAAGCGGCTGCGCTTTACCCAATCTCCCCGTCCCTGGCTCTACGCTCTTTGGAAATTTTGGCGACCTCACACAGTCATTGGCACTAGCCTCAGCGTAGTGGGCATTGCCACCATCGTTTTAGCTGATTTGGAATTCGAAAACCCTATATCCTTCGAGCCTCTGCTGAGTTTAGTTGGGATTGCTGTGGTGGCCTGTTTGCTAGGCAATCTCTACATTGTTGGGCTCAATCAGCTTGAAGATATTGCAATCGATCGCATCAACAAACCCCACTTGCCCCTAGCCGCCGGAGAATTTTCTGTTGCTGATGGCCGCTGGATTGTTGGCTTAGCAGGCTTAGGGGCCATGGGTTTAGCGGTCTTAGGCGGTCCCTGGCTACTGGCAACAGTGGGCCTGAGCCTAATTATCGGTACCGCCTATTCGCTGCCCCCGGTACGGCTCAAACGGTTTCCATTTTGGGCCTCGGTGTGCATTTTGGCAGTGCGGGGCACCATTGTGAATTTGGGCTTGTTTCTGCACTTTAGCGATCGCCTCGATCTTCCCTTCACTATTCCTGGACGAGTTTGGGCGCTGACGGCATTTGTTCTACTATTTAGCATTGCCATTGCGCTATTTAAGGATATTCCCGACATTGAGGGCGATCGCCGCTACGGCATCAGCACTCTGTCCTTAAAGCTGGGTCAGCGCACCGTGTTTAAGCTGGCGTTGGGTATTCTGACCGTCTGCTATCTAGGTATGGCGCTAGTTGCCCCCTGGCTAACGGGGGTCAATCGACCTTTCCTAGCCGGATCACACCTGTTGGTGCTAGCTTTCCTATGGTGGATGAGTTTGCGGGTATCCCACAGCGGCCAAAACGCTGCAGCTCAGAGAAACCTAGCCTATCCTGAGTTCTACCAATTCATCTGGAAGCTATTTTTCCTGCAATACCTGATGTTTCCCCTAGCCTGCTGGCTGGCCTAG
- a CDS encoding geranylgeranyl reductase family protein produces the protein MYDCVIVGAGPAGSTAAYHLSKAGHQVLLLDAAKLPRYKPCGGGVSPQVAQWFDFDFAPAISVKVRKVRYTFNMADPIEAELPAEKALWMVRRDEFDYFIVQQAQKQGATLWDGTKAQSIENQGDFWQVNTTQGPVQGRFLIAADGARGSMAKWLGFSQRRYKLAAALEAEPRLEVPSEPVVHFDLGLMQQGYLWNFPKADGYSIGGGVFRSGAQRKQDLRTPVGNYAAAFDVDASTVQHFGHPIFIWDGPQDLHTHRALLAGEAACVVDPFTAEGIRPSIFSGLKAADAIAQALKEDNQLPRSKGHRALANYSQIMNTEWGQEMRWARRLARLVYNAPALAYRAGVKRPSSTLTMVKVFCGETSYGEVAHRAIQRLSKGLLS, from the coding sequence ATGTACGACTGCGTCATTGTCGGTGCCGGACCCGCCGGATCCACCGCCGCTTACCACCTGAGCAAAGCGGGTCATCAAGTTCTGCTGCTCGATGCCGCCAAACTTCCTCGCTACAAACCCTGTGGCGGCGGCGTCTCGCCCCAAGTAGCTCAGTGGTTTGACTTTGACTTTGCTCCTGCCATCTCTGTTAAGGTGCGCAAAGTGCGCTACACCTTCAATATGGCTGACCCCATTGAAGCCGAACTGCCCGCCGAAAAAGCCCTATGGATGGTGCGGCGAGACGAGTTTGACTATTTCATCGTGCAACAAGCCCAAAAACAAGGGGCCACCCTGTGGGATGGTACTAAGGCCCAAAGCATCGAAAATCAAGGAGATTTCTGGCAGGTCAACACTACTCAAGGCCCGGTTCAGGGACGTTTTTTAATTGCGGCAGACGGGGCACGCGGGTCAATGGCCAAGTGGCTGGGCTTTTCCCAACGGCGATACAAACTGGCCGCGGCCCTAGAAGCCGAGCCTCGATTGGAGGTCCCCAGTGAACCCGTAGTGCATTTTGACCTAGGCCTTATGCAGCAGGGCTACCTGTGGAACTTTCCCAAAGCCGATGGCTACTCCATTGGTGGGGGTGTGTTTCGCTCCGGAGCCCAGCGCAAGCAAGACCTGCGCACTCCTGTAGGCAACTATGCCGCCGCCTTTGATGTAGACGCCAGCACAGTGCAGCATTTTGGCCACCCCATATTCATCTGGGATGGCCCCCAAGATCTGCATACCCACCGAGCCCTGCTGGCAGGGGAAGCCGCCTGCGTAGTCGATCCATTCACTGCCGAGGGCATTCGCCCCTCCATCTTTAGCGGGCTCAAGGCTGCAGATGCGATCGCCCAGGCTCTTAAAGAAGATAATCAACTCCCAAGATCGAAGGGGCATCGAGCCCTAGCAAACTACAGCCAAATAATGAATACAGAATGGGGCCAAGAAATGCGCTGGGCCAGACGCTTAGCCCGCCTAGTCTACAACGCACCAGCCCTAGCCTATCGGGCTGGGGTGAAGCGGCCTTCTAGCACCCTAACCATGGTAAAAGTATTCTGCGGTGAGACCAGCTATGGGGAGGTGGCTCACAGAGCTATCCAGCGGCTTAGCAAAGGGCTATTGTCTTAG
- a CDS encoding type II secretion system F family protein, translated as MPTYVAIGRDTSGAQRKERIAAENPNEARNRLKDQGLYVMDIKEESGFNIDLESIKTSMTKVTVKDKAIFSRQFAALVNAGVALVRGLGVLADDCANPKLKKALMAINADVQQGTNLSDAMRKHPACFDNLYVALIQAGEVGGVLDEVLNRLAKLLEDLARLQNQIKSAMAYPVTVGFLAVIIFVGMTVFLLPIFADMFEDLGTELPVFTQIMMMISRFLRQPLNWVFMVAAISALTFAYRRYYATLNGRRVIDRLSLKMPLFGDLIQKTATARFCRTFGSLSKSGVPILTALEIVRDTAGNQVIAEAVDEARKDVQGGGMISLALQKHAVFPGMAIQMISIGEETGELDAMLMKVADFYEDEVEQAVKALTSIMEPIMIVVLGGMVGSILVSMYLPMFKIMDAIG; from the coding sequence ATGCCTACCTACGTTGCCATTGGTCGCGATACCAGCGGAGCCCAGCGCAAAGAGCGGATCGCCGCCGAGAATCCCAATGAGGCCCGCAATCGTTTAAAGGATCAGGGCCTCTATGTGATGGATATAAAGGAGGAATCCGGGTTCAATATTGACCTGGAGAGCATCAAAACCTCCATGACCAAGGTGACGGTTAAGGATAAGGCAATCTTTTCCCGTCAGTTCGCTGCTCTCGTTAACGCTGGTGTTGCCCTGGTGCGAGGGTTAGGGGTACTGGCAGATGACTGCGCTAACCCCAAACTCAAGAAGGCACTGATGGCCATCAACGCTGATGTGCAGCAGGGCACCAACCTGTCTGACGCCATGCGTAAGCACCCAGCTTGTTTCGATAATCTTTACGTGGCGCTGATCCAAGCGGGTGAGGTAGGTGGCGTACTCGATGAAGTACTCAATCGTCTGGCTAAGCTACTGGAAGATTTAGCCCGGTTGCAGAACCAGATTAAGTCAGCTATGGCCTATCCAGTAACGGTAGGATTCTTAGCCGTGATTATCTTCGTCGGTATGACAGTATTTTTGCTGCCAATCTTTGCCGATATGTTTGAGGACTTAGGCACTGAACTGCCAGTCTTTACTCAGATCATGATGATGATCAGCCGGTTTTTGCGCCAGCCCTTGAACTGGGTGTTTATGGTAGCGGCGATATCTGCGTTGACATTTGCCTACCGCCGATACTACGCCACTTTGAACGGGCGACGAGTGATCGACCGTTTATCCCTCAAGATGCCTCTGTTTGGTGATCTGATTCAAAAAACGGCTACCGCTCGGTTCTGCCGCACCTTTGGTTCTCTGTCGAAATCCGGGGTGCCAATTCTAACAGCCTTGGAAATTGTGCGGGACACGGCGGGTAATCAGGTGATTGCTGAGGCTGTGGATGAGGCCCGTAAAGATGTACAAGGGGGAGGGATGATTAGTCTGGCACTCCAAAAGCACGCGGTGTTTCCTGGTATGGCGATTCAGATGATCAGCATCGGGGAAGAAACGGGAGAACTAGATGCAATGCTGATGAAGGTGGCCGACTTCTATGAGGATGAGGTGGAGCAGGCCGTAAAAGCTCTAACCAGCATCATGGAGCCGATCATGATTGTGGTATTAGGTGGCATGGTAGGGTCGATTTTGGTGTCAATGTACTTGCCCATGTTCAAGATTATGGATGCGATTGGTTAA
- a CDS encoding type IV pilus twitching motility protein PilT, with the protein MELMIEDLMEEVIERGGSDLHLSAGLPPYIRISGKLTPTEHEPMTAESCQRLIFSMLNNTQRKQLEQTWELDCSYGVKGLARFRVNVYKDRGTYAACLRALSSKIPSMDALGLPNIVRELSEKPRGLILVTGPTGSGKSTTLASMINNINLTRPEHILTVEDPIEFVYEPIKSLIHQRQIGEDTKSFANALRAALREDPDVILVGEMRDLETISLAISAAETGHLVFGTLHTSSAAQTVDRMIDVFPPEQQQQIRVQLSGSLVAVLSQTLVPKANPKPGEFGRIMAQEIMVITPAIANMIREGKTPQIYGAIQTGGKLAMQTLEKVLADLYQAGTISFEAAMSKTSRPDELQRLIGGAPAPNAAARQGAAAGRH; encoded by the coding sequence ATGGAATTGATGATCGAAGATTTGATGGAAGAGGTGATTGAGCGGGGTGGCTCTGACCTACACCTCTCTGCAGGTTTGCCCCCCTACATCCGCATTAGCGGCAAACTCACTCCTACCGAGCACGAGCCAATGACCGCCGAGTCTTGTCAGCGGCTAATCTTCAGCATGCTCAACAACACCCAGCGCAAACAGCTGGAGCAAACCTGGGAGCTGGATTGCTCCTATGGGGTAAAAGGGCTTGCCCGCTTTCGGGTCAATGTCTACAAAGATCGCGGTACCTATGCTGCATGTTTGCGAGCACTGAGCTCCAAAATTCCAAGCATGGATGCGCTAGGGTTGCCCAACATTGTACGGGAACTGTCAGAGAAACCCCGGGGCTTAATTCTAGTGACCGGACCCACCGGTTCTGGGAAGTCGACCACCCTGGCTTCGATGATCAACAACATCAACCTCACGCGGCCTGAGCACATTCTCACCGTCGAAGACCCGATTGAATTTGTCTATGAGCCTATCAAAAGCCTGATTCACCAGCGCCAGATTGGGGAAGATACCAAGAGTTTTGCCAATGCCCTACGTGCTGCCTTGCGGGAAGACCCCGACGTAATTCTGGTGGGTGAAATGCGGGACTTAGAAACCATTTCCCTAGCTATTTCGGCCGCAGAAACGGGGCACTTGGTCTTTGGTACTCTGCACACCAGCTCAGCAGCCCAAACCGTCGACCGGATGATCGACGTGTTTCCGCCTGAGCAGCAGCAGCAGATTCGGGTGCAGTTGTCAGGTTCGCTAGTGGCGGTGCTCAGTCAGACTCTTGTGCCTAAAGCTAATCCCAAACCCGGCGAGTTTGGCCGCATTATGGCCCAAGAGATTATGGTGATTACCCCAGCGATCGCCAACATGATTCGTGAAGGTAAAACTCCTCAAATCTACGGTGCTATCCAGACCGGGGGTAAGCTGGCGATGCAGACTCTAGAAAAGGTTCTGGCTGATCTCTATCAAGCCGGCACAATTTCCTTTGAGGCGGCCATGTCCAAGACCTCCCGCCCCGATGAACTGCAACGGCTAATTGGGGGAGCTCCAGCACCTAATGCGGCTGCTCGCCAAGGGGCAGCCGCCGGACGCCACTAA
- a CDS encoding GspE/PulE family protein, which produces MTNSSSRRALVLQRSFSPFGNKLIQAGYVDSEQMQKALAESRKSGQSLTDVLESLTGQQLSPELLRQYKKQQLFELKILYGVESLDPELNDISPAQIGQLIDTLVPVDICRRHRLVPLSKDQGETPSVLVAMVDPENLEAQDDLNRILRAQNLSLRRMVITVEDYQRLMSTYLDDAVAKQKKEELDAAVDVNTSLEELDFGAGSLEDVIDEEADLGMALKDAGAAPVIALVNKILAKALQEGVSDIHVEPQEEYLRVRFRKDGVLKEALPKMPKKIIQAVTARFKIIAELDIAERRAPQDGRIRRVFQGRKVDFRVNTLPSRCGEKVVLRILDNSATQLGLDKLITDPDSLRIVQEMASRPFGLLLVTGPTGSGKTTTLYSVLSERNDPGINISTAEDPIEYTLPGLTQVQVIREKGMDFASILRAFLRQDPDVILVGETRDRETAKTAIEAALTGHLVLTTLHTNDAAGAIARLDEMGVESFMVSSALIGVLAQRLVRRVCTDCRISYSPTPEELAHFGLSSASESDITFYKANTLTVEELVAAKDNNTLCPKCQGGGYKGRVGVYEVLRVTERLQKLISEGAPTEMIKEAAVEEGMQTLLSYSLDLVRQGYTTLDEVERVTFTDTGLEAELKSKRKASLTCASCAAELQQDWLDCPYCLTPRFHD; this is translated from the coding sequence ATGACTAATTCCTCCTCCCGGCGAGCACTAGTACTTCAGCGGAGTTTTTCGCCCTTCGGCAACAAGCTCATTCAAGCGGGCTATGTTGACTCTGAGCAGATGCAAAAGGCCTTGGCGGAGAGCCGCAAAAGTGGGCAGTCGCTGACTGATGTGCTTGAGTCGCTCACCGGCCAACAGCTCTCCCCCGAACTGCTGCGGCAGTACAAAAAACAGCAGCTTTTTGAGCTCAAAATTCTTTACGGGGTTGAATCCCTCGATCCCGAGCTTAACGATATCTCCCCAGCCCAAATTGGGCAGCTAATCGATACCCTGGTGCCGGTCGATATCTGCCGACGTCACCGCTTGGTGCCTCTTTCCAAGGATCAAGGTGAGACCCCTTCGGTGCTCGTTGCCATGGTCGATCCAGAGAATTTGGAGGCTCAGGACGACCTCAACCGTATTCTGCGGGCTCAAAACCTCTCTCTTCGGCGCATGGTGATTACCGTTGAAGACTATCAGCGGCTGATGTCTACCTATCTGGACGATGCAGTAGCCAAGCAGAAGAAAGAAGAACTAGATGCCGCCGTTGACGTTAACACTAGCCTGGAAGAGCTCGATTTTGGCGCGGGCAGTTTAGAAGATGTTATCGACGAAGAAGCTGACCTGGGCATGGCCCTCAAGGACGCCGGTGCGGCTCCGGTCATTGCCCTAGTCAACAAAATCTTAGCCAAAGCTCTACAAGAGGGCGTCTCTGATATCCACGTTGAACCTCAAGAGGAATATCTGAGGGTACGCTTCCGTAAGGATGGGGTGCTTAAAGAAGCGCTGCCGAAGATGCCCAAAAAGATTATCCAGGCGGTCACCGCCCGCTTTAAAATCATTGCCGAGCTAGACATCGCTGAGCGCCGAGCACCTCAGGATGGTCGTATTCGGCGAGTGTTCCAGGGGCGCAAAGTTGACTTTCGAGTCAACACTCTGCCCAGTCGTTGCGGCGAGAAGGTGGTACTGCGGATTCTAGATAACTCAGCGACTCAGCTAGGTCTAGATAAGCTAATTACTGACCCCGACTCTCTTCGCATTGTGCAGGAGATGGCTTCTCGTCCCTTTGGCCTTCTATTGGTGACAGGGCCGACCGGCTCAGGCAAGACCACGACCCTTTACTCGGTGCTGTCAGAGCGGAACGACCCTGGCATTAATATCAGCACTGCCGAAGACCCGATCGAATACACGCTGCCTGGTTTAACCCAGGTGCAGGTAATTCGCGAAAAGGGCATGGATTTTGCGTCAATTCTGCGCGCTTTTTTACGTCAGGACCCAGATGTGATTCTGGTGGGTGAAACCCGCGATCGCGAAACGGCTAAGACGGCAATTGAAGCCGCCTTGACGGGGCACTTGGTGCTGACTACGTTGCACACTAATGACGCTGCTGGGGCGATCGCCCGTCTCGACGAGATGGGAGTAGAGTCATTCATGGTTTCTAGCGCTCTGATTGGGGTACTAGCCCAGCGTCTAGTACGGCGAGTGTGTACTGATTGCCGGATTTCCTACAGCCCTACTCCTGAAGAACTAGCCCACTTTGGTCTGAGCTCTGCCTCTGAATCAGATATCACCTTCTATAAGGCTAATACCCTTACCGTAGAAGAACTTGTGGCAGCTAAAGATAACAATACCCTTTGCCCCAAGTGTCAAGGTGGTGGCTACAAGGGCCGAGTCGGAGTATACGAAGTGCTTCGCGTTACCGAACGGTTGCAGAAGCTGATTTCTGAAGGAGCCCCTACTGAGATGATCAAAGAGGCAGCGGTAGAAGAAGGTATGCAAACTCTGCTTTCCTACAGCTTAGACTTGGTGCGGCAGGGGTATACCACCTTAGACGAAGTGGAACGGGTGACCTTTACTGACACAGGCTTAGAAGCAGAACTTAAGTCGAAGCGTAAAGCCTCTCTAACCTGTGCTAGCTGCGCCGCTGAGCTTCAGCAAGATTGGCTCGACTGTCCCTACTGCCTCACTCCCCGTTTTCACGATTAG
- the grpE gene encoding nucleotide exchange factor GrpE, which produces MVDDIHHTAHDPASDPEAIEEILEEDAVDIDFDDVVEAAAATVEAAAAAPPSNGGSVDAGLVTDLERQVAGLKAQLEDRANQSMRIAADFENYRKRTSKEKDELATQIKGDTVIELLPVVDNFERARSQIKPQTEAEMTIHKSYQSVYKQLVETLKRLGVSAMRAEGQEFDPLLHEAVMREPTADHAEGVVIEEFVRGYQLGDRVLRHAMVKVAAPPEDSSQSPDIESSGSLE; this is translated from the coding sequence ATGGTTGACGACATTCACCACACGGCCCACGATCCCGCTTCTGACCCTGAAGCTATTGAAGAGATTCTTGAAGAAGACGCTGTGGATATTGACTTTGACGACGTGGTCGAAGCTGCAGCAGCTACAGTTGAAGCCGCTGCAGCAGCACCGCCTTCTAATGGAGGTAGCGTTGATGCGGGTTTAGTGACCGATCTAGAGCGCCAAGTGGCAGGGCTAAAGGCCCAGCTTGAAGATCGTGCCAATCAATCAATGCGAATTGCAGCCGACTTTGAGAACTACCGCAAACGCACCAGCAAAGAAAAAGACGAGTTAGCCACTCAAATTAAGGGCGACACCGTTATTGAGCTGCTGCCAGTAGTTGACAATTTTGAGCGGGCGCGATCGCAGATCAAGCCCCAGACCGAAGCCGAGATGACTATTCATAAAAGTTATCAGAGCGTTTACAAGCAGCTAGTGGAAACCCTAAAGCGTTTAGGAGTTTCAGCCATGCGTGCCGAAGGGCAAGAGTTTGACCCACTACTGCACGAGGCCGTCATGCGCGAACCAACCGCCGACCATGCTGAGGGGGTGGTAATCGAAGAGTTCGTGCGGGGCTACCAGCTCGGTGATCGGGTGCTGCGCCACGCTATGGTAAAAGTAGCTGCTCCGCCAGAGGATAGCTCTCAAAGCCCAGACATTGAGAGTTCCGGCTCCCTTGAGTAA